The following DNA comes from Streptococcus pasteurianus.
TCAACTAAGTTTTTCTTAATTGATTGCCTGGTATCTTCTTAAAGACTTGAAATTCCCTCAAAAACCCGATATAATGGGTTTACAGATATTTAAGTATCTGATTAATAAAGTAATTAAATACTTTACCAAATTTCGGGTCTCGACTTCTTTAATTGATTGGTGGTAATCAATTAAGGCTCGCAACTTATTTTCTTGGCGGAAAATAAGTTGGTCGTGGCTCTTTTTTTGTATTCTTTATTCAGTTCGTTGTTTCGTTATATCTAGTATACCGCTTTTAAAAAAAATAAGCAACAATTTCGTTAAATATATTAACGACAATCATTGCTTCTCTTCTTCTATTTGCAACTCTACTTGTTCTAATTCATTAGGAATTAAGTCAATAACTAAGGTTGAGTTTGTCAATTCTGCAATTCGTTCCAATGTTTTTAATGTCGGATCTGATTTTCCTGATTCAATCAATGAATAATTTGATCTACTCATTTCTAATTCTTGGGAGAATTTTTCTTTTGATTTGGTACCTCTCATCTTTTTTAAGCTTTCTCTAAATGCTAGTTCCAAGTTTCTCCCTCCTGTTTATGTAAATATTTTGCACGTTTTCCATTTAATTATATCGTTACACCTTGTAAATCACAAGTGATTAATCACAAATCACTTGTGATTAGTGATTGTTATTGGTGTTGCCT
Coding sequences within:
- a CDS encoding helix-turn-helix transcriptional regulator, producing the protein MELAFRESLKKMRGTKSKEKFSQELEMSRSNYSLIESGKSDPTLKTLERIAELTNSTLVIDLIPNELEQVELQIEEEKQ